The Coffea arabica cultivar ET-39 chromosome 2c, Coffea Arabica ET-39 HiFi, whole genome shotgun sequence genome includes the window TTAAAATGGCGGGGTCCGATCCATTCGTTCGCATCTCCAATGCACTATATAAACACCAAATCCCGGGGCCAATTGAAACAGACAAGTACTAGTGACCAGACTCTAGTTCGAAGCAACAAATTAATAGCTATATCAATCACTCAATATAATCAATGATGTCCAGAGAAAAGAGTCTCTTGTTAAGGTGCTGTTCTCTTTCCTTGGCTCTTTTCATTCTTCTCGGTGTTGGAGAGGGACATGGTGAAATTGCGAGTAATAGTACCAGCAGCAGCAGCTTCAGCTTTGTCAAAACTAGGGGAACTGAGTTTGTGATGAATGGGAGGCCATTATACCTCAACGGCTTCAATGCATATTGGTTAATGTACATGGCATCTGATCCATCTACGAGGACGAAGGTATCAACCACCTTCCAACAAGCTTCCAAGTATGGAATGAATGCAGCCAGAACTTGGGCTTTCAGCGACGGTGGCTATAGGGCTTTGCAACAATCTCCTGGTTCCTACAACGAGGACATGTTCAAAGTAATTAACCATTATAATGCTGTTGTGACATGCATAGACTAGCTATGAATTTTAATACAatgaattaatattttatatatttacaGTTTATATACTGTTTACGGTTGGATGTGAAAAATTAAGATTTATTATCGTGAATTCAACTCGACAGTGCATATACTATCTATATATAGAGGGTTAATCATAATactatacatacatatattgaTTCTAGGAGTATTACATGCGTTTATACAACCTGATCACTCTTCTAGATTGTGTGAATATCCTTGATCTTTAATTTCTTTGTCTATCAGGGTTTGGATTTCGTAGTTTCAGAAGCAAAGAAGTACGGGATCCATCTCATACTCACTTTGGTCAACAACTGGGAAGGTTACGGGGGAAAGAAACAATATGTCCAGTGGGCGAGAGATCAAGGACACTACTTGAACAATGATGATGACTTTTTTACCGATCCAATTGTCAGAGGCTACTTCAAAAACCACATCAAGGTTTTTAAAAAACACAAAGTTATACATTATATTCATAAATTCTCTATATATAGAACAACTATTCAACGAAAATAACTGCAAATTATGTGTTTTAATGTATTGgctaatttatttttatttctaaagaCAATTGCATTATTTTAACTATCCGCCTGCTTGCAGCCACCATATCTATTAAATTAACTGTTATTTTCCTAACAAAAAAATCACTACTTCtctaaaatactaaaataattaaactattttaaattattatttttcaacaaaatataatACTAATCTTATTTAATATCTTTTTATTAGTTGCACACAAATCAGGTGTGCCTCAACTACTAGTATGTAGAAACGACAATACATATACTATCCTACACATGTCGTACATTCATAAATGTTCTATACATAGCATAACTATTCATAAAAAATGACTGCAACATTATTGTGCAGACTGTTCTCACAAGAATCAACTCCATAACGGGACTTGCATACAAAGACGATCCGACCATATTTGCATGGGAGCTAATGAATGAACCTCGTTGCCAAAGTGACCTATCTGGAAAAGCTATTCAGGTGGTCTAAATGACAGCATTTATCTCATAACCTAACTCTTTTCTCCGAAAATCAGCTCTATGTTCACTACTTCAaaaacgcaaaaaaaaaaaaaaaaaaaaaaaaaaagatgcaacAAATactattgttttaattatttattgttTTAGGTTGCAAGCATGCATAAGTCAGGGAAGGCTAATGATTGAGGGCTAAATTGCTTGCAGGATTGGATCTCAGAAATGGCAACTCATGTCAAGTCCATCGATAGCGATCACCTCCTAGACATTGGTcttgaaggattttatggagagtCTGTGCCCCAAAAGAAGGAATATAATCCTGGTTACCAAGTTGGGACTGACTTTATTTCCAATAATCGCATAGTACAAGTGGATTTTGCCACCATTCATTTGTATCCTGACCAATGGTAGGTGGACCTTCCTTTGCTAGAAATTGGTTGCACACTAAAATCAGCATGTGAAATAAGTAGTATTTTAAATATAGATTCCTCTATTTAGTGCCATATGCTGAACTAgttgaaatattaaaattttcttccttgaaaagttgaaaaattttaaaaaatttctatgCAAATTAAGCTTTTGCTCctgcaaaaaattattttaagttACATACTTAAGTTttagttgaattagagtttgCCCCCTCAAAGGAATTCTTTGATTCCACCTATGTTTAGTCCCCTTGTGGCACCAAATGAAAAAAAGCTTAGGTGCAATTGAAGGGTTGAGAGGCAATTTTAAATGTTTAATATTGGGTCCACTTTCCTTTTCATGGATACGTATCTAGTAAAAGCACCAAATATAAGAAAATCCTTTAATAAATATTGAAATTTTCTAATGGATTATtactataaataattaatacCAAACTTAACATATAGATGCACATACTCATATTTATTGAATAGCATGTATTTAGACAGTTAGATGGTCTTAACGAGTATTCACTGGGTATCCATTAATCAAGCCTGTAAAAATTTATGTAACCAcctgtatatgtatatgtatggcAGGGTACCCAATTCGAATGATGAGACTCAAGCACAATTTGTGGATAGATGGATCAAAGAGCACATAGATGATTCCAAATATTTGCTCGAGAAGCCACTTCTGTTGACCGAATTCGGCAAGTCTTCAAGATCACCTGGGTACCAAGTCGCCAAAAGGGATGCGTATTTATCACATATATACGATACCATCTACGCTTGTGCAGCAACTCGTGGCGGCGGCGTATGTGGTGGTAACCTCTTTTGGCAAGTCATGGCTCCAGGGATGGAAAGTTGGGGCGATGGATATGAGATTGTCTTGGAAGAGAACCCTTCCACTGTAGGAGTAATTGCTCAACAATCCAACAGGCTATCATCTCTTACCTAAATATGGTTGGCACCAAATCTCAATGATGTTAAGAGCCTACTAAGAATTCATACTACAAATTCTGAaaataaaacagtttttctaGGTCTTATGTGACATTATTGTATCAATTATTAATTTGATACTTAAAGTATCAATTCATAACGAGTTATTACCCGTGTATTTGCACAGGCATTTTGCGTCTTCAGTGTTTtatcttcaaatttttttttgagtaaatattgacataaaataatttagattataaatttgacaaaattttggatACCAAATATGAGACATATATAGAAACTAAACAGAATAAAAATAGCTGGCTCAtgcacaaattcaaaattgatttgcCAATCTTGATctgtcatttaattttgaagaaCAATTCTTTGGGGTATCGACGCCTGGTTTTCCTGTACTAGTGAATGAACACTATGCTTCAGGTGAGAAGTTAGGTTTAAGTAAACTTGTTAACAGACAATTAGCTTCACAAACACGGTGAGAAAAATTGATGTCGGAGGAACAAGTTAAAGAATCTCATCCACCTCTAATTGAATTGACCAAGGACAACTATAAGTACCTTAAAAAATTCAACTTAGAAATAAAGTATTAAATTCCAGTATCAACGTTGTAATGCCCTTGGACAAACACAGACAAACTCCAAAGAGCAAAGCCTGCGCCTCCACTAGGACACTTGAAAAATGGCCAGAAAGCAAGAATaatccaacaaaattaactagaTCCATCTCTTAAAACCCCTCCACCCCCACTGTGACTTGGATTAACCCAAGAAGAACCATCTTTATTAAACTTAAGAGCATTTTGAGTAGGTGAAATTCAACGAACCCATGGATATTTATACGGCTTATGTAAAGCTGATAAGGTAAGATAAAATTTTGGCCAAGAAGAATTCGAaacaagaaaaccaagaaattgAATGCCAAACTATTTCTTCAAATCAGTGAATTATTTAGACAAATATTTTGTCAAGACAAGATCATCCCATCAAATACCGCCGAATTCCTAACTTTCTAGATGTTCAAGCAATTAAGAGTTGGCAACCATCGAAAGACCAATGAAAGCTCTATGCTATTTGTCTGAAAAAGCCACCAACGTATCAGGTGAGCTCTAATTGAGCAACTTGGATCAAGCATTCCAACCAAAGTTTCAAAGAAAGACTAAACCTTAACTGTCACTTCACCAGCACAAAATTATGATCCAGGGACTCCAAATTAGGAGAAGAGCAGCAAAAACACTTGAAGAGACCATGCACTCCAAATTTAAGCAAAGATTGTGCTATTGACAATCAATACAAACGTaactttaacaaaaaaaaaaaaaaagaaactttcagTGAATCTGAGAATGTCGGATACAGTAAAAATAAAGGACTTACTATTCCTATAACGAATGATAGAAAATGCTATCCAAAGAGATAAATTACTtgagtgttatgaaacaattaaaagtgtGGATGTCCATTTGTATTCTCAAGAGGATTAATTCACAATTCATTGATCCCAAAGGGATTAATTCATAATTGATAATTACATTATGTAAAGGGGTTACAATGGATGAACGATTTCAATCCATAAACTTATTCATGTATTGGAAGAATCATTTCATAGGCTATTCAtgatcttgtagtaatgagtaTTTAATAGAATTGATATATCTTTAATTTTGtaatacctatatatagaggtagcTTGGCACCTCTTGGGTGTACTTTTATATTAGTTGGAACAATAAGAACATCATTCTCTATTTCTCTATTTCCTTTTCTAATATTTCAATTTCTATtatagtagtttattttattagttttataacacgttatcagcacgagtctctacttttgagcaaaagtGAATACGAGACTCTATCGAGATTCTGCTAGTGTCAAATCAACAGTTGGATATTTTCTCGAGTAGCACTTGTCTACCTATTGAGGTAAATTTCTAACCCACaaacttatttcaatttcttatgcCTAACCTTTGAATGGTTGTAAAATACAAGTGTCTACTATTGAGCAACCACTAAATACAAACATATACTCTTTGACAACTTTGAGataatatttcttcttttaattctACTTATTTATCTTTAGAATTATTTGTTGTAGATACTTATATTCTGATGCAACGAATTTTGGAGATGCTATTATAGAAAATCTATTATGTTTGAGGATCCACTTGTCCTTTGAAATACTTAAAGAAAAATATTCGACCACCTGAAGATGGTCGTTTTTTAACGAAAAGATTTGGCCACCAGAAGATGGTCATTATTTCAAAATCCGATATGATAAATTTACTTATGGCTGTAAGTACACAATTCTACTATGTTTAGAATTATttcttaattgaaaataatattttctacatatttctCAAATATGCTCTTTGTAAGGATCGAACACAActtaagagggggggtgaattaggttatctaaaaaaaattggccaagatatgagtcacttttttcgaacttgctttctttttcaagAGGACTTCACTGAGAAGCAATTGATGGACTAGCACAAGTAATTTGTGAGTAAAAGAAGaaagtaatatatatatagcaaGACAGTAAATGAAGGgatggaattgcaaaccaagtttcaaacttgactaagtttgaatatcactttatatatcaagcttcttcaatttgatcaactttcaaccaatctcttgtgtacaaagaaaggatcacttcctccttgcctcaagtctcactcgatcaagcaaggaagttttacaatcgcacagataaccctcacaaagctacgctattgaagaaattgaatcacacttgaaaagctaaatgaaaattacacaactaagagtacaaaacttctttttggagtattcatacacttgaatcactcaagatctgatgtagacttaatATGTAAAAAGTTATTTTGATGAGTTGACTAATCAccatttataggagaccaaaaaaatcttcaattaatgctgtcaacggatagaaggcagctggaaagtcaactagccgttggtagtttcggacgtccggtactctgaTTTTCTGCATCCGAACGAAGACAGTGAGTTCAAGGCGATTTCTTGCAATTTTTAGGATGTCCGGTCCCTCCACAGTATACGTCCGAAAGTAAACTTGCAAatccttcttcatttctttcagaCGTCTGATGCTCCAGTGTTTTACGTCCGAAGTACAgcaacgtttgtcggacgtcTGGTATAGAGGTATTGTGTGTCCGaacgaggtcagtgatcatagagGTTTTGACACATtaccttcggacgtccgagtgtgagttcttcatgcgtccgaagttactcaatggttgtcggctGTCCGATGTGGTCCTTTTGTGCATCCGACAGCAATTTCAGTAATTTTGCCAAACATTGATCCGGTTTGGCTTCAAGTCTTTGACCTGATTTTTGTTCCAAATCCTGAAACAATCTCTTCAAAGAATATTAGTagcatccaattgttttgtaatcatcaaaagttatgaaCTGAGATATACAATCTCCccatttttgatgatgacaaaacattgGATGGATCAAAAAGAATTCAACTCGCCCTCAACTCGACTCCCCCTTCCTTATAGATTCCATGACACGAGTATTCgcaactccccctcacttataAGATccatgtcgcgccccactttttgaggtgTGAGAGTAGTGTGTAGGagatgtatgtgaacgtgtgtgaaagtgaaaataaaaggccgtgggattgtgaaatgcgacggtttggccaaacatagggttttagatagaaaaggagtcgtcacttggtatagagttagggtgtaccaagtcacccaaaaatgatttttgtttttggaaataaaagtaaacaaaccctttttaaagaattttttaggtctacgtaaccaaagagagggatcgggggtcacacttgataagggagaaggcaaaggcaaagtctaaggcactcccttaccctagccaaagctagttgcgtgacttagcctttcttttcctaattcttctacccaaaatatgtgttgcatgttggatatgattaatggatgcgaaaaaaaagaaaaatgcaatcctaaatctaaaatgtctcttatgaggctttttggtcccaatcacatgagttgtgatggccaataaggaaaactctcatagaggtcacgggtaatgtaaatgaagacccaaatatgagtgcaagtgtgaaaatgtaataagaatgcaaaataaaataaaattaaaattaaattaaaaatacaaatgtaagtgcaagtatGCAAATGTaggaaaagtgcatgtgtgcaaatgtaagagaagtgcatgtgtgccaattgagaaaataaaggtgtttgtgtgcaagtggatgaaaatatgatatactagtagtaaatgcatataagtgcaacttggtgcaatttgtgaggtagaagatagggaaagaagaaaaaacgtgcaaacatggcatgtggattgagaaaaaaaaatataagtagtgagaaaatgtggataaagaaggtgaggaagtgatatgataaaaatgagagtgtatgaatctagaggaatgcatcaagtcgggtacgagaatgactcctaacttcacgattttaattttccctttgatagagggaatacaaacgtgctaaggcttagaaaagtcacactcgtctatatcccatatttaaggggtaactctcaagcaaatgtaccctataactagcatggagatgcaaaaagcctaaaatggaagggaaagggttggaggggcatgtcaaatgctagaaaactaagaaaaatgcatgaaatgtagtgagacatgcaagtatatactaacgagaggggacaacctattgggtctagcattggactagctcttttctaaaattctctcacaagcattggacttgcaagagctcgaggggagagaccatggccagcgttggactagccacggtgacgcattcatccatcacattcatctatgactatagaaagcaagtagacatgccaatcacctataaacacgtagcacataacacttagcatgctcgactagatgcaagagcctaataaagcaaattaacacgtagcaacaagaGCAAACAatcaaactaatgaacctattacatttgctaactaaaaaaaatgggagaagaggaaaaatgaataaaaatgctctccaagccctatctattacaagccaagaggtgtacacataccccataaaagaataacttaataaaagcaaaagtaaatgaaataaatgaaaggaattaaggaaaggcaagaaaagcaaagtagacatgcaattttcacttagcacgttggatcacatagaggagtgactaaaaaggataaaagaaattatacctccccgtttgtgatgttagtaaagtgaacaagacttaacttgggctagagtcaccaaagaaatagataacttgggctaaaaccatcagagcaagggattaatgcaccactttaaagataagtagaataaaagataaaaaggaaacTCAGAACACCTTAGAAACTTCAAAAGGGGTATTAACAAACCACCAAATTCTTCGCTAATTGCGACTTAAATGTAGTCAAAAGATGCTTAATTTCAAAGGAGGTAGATTATTGACTAAACTTCTAAGATAGGAGAACTTctaaagacccaattgcaaacattaatcaaccattcaagtccaatcgaaacatttaagaacttcaaaggtcccaaaaataataaaaggccaaataacggttcaaattgcaatcaacgtaagacttaattgcaagaaattggaatgtaattgggcctttgtagcatTACTAGAAGCCAAGAGGAGTAAAGTGAAACTTTCATAAGTTGTTTTGCATGCAAAACAAGACAATCACGTAGAAGGCTTTCTGCAACACTTCCTATCAAACTTCAGCAACCGAAACCGAACTCAAGCACAcagttttgttcaaaaaaatcagattccaaatccaaatgcACAGCTTTAAACTAGGCAGCAACCACATCATTATTATCATCCAAACAggcagaaaaattaaaaagatcatatgcaaaattctggaaaaaatatgcaaacatttgaaaaacaaaactgctgcaactttctccCTTTATCCGAACAACCAATATTAATGTTAACCATTTTTATCATAACCATTAAACTATTCCAATGAGTCAGGGAAATGAATCCGAATCACAAACCAAAACAGGTGGCCTTGCTTGATTATAACGAAATACAAGAGATCGAGAAAAAGGACATCCAACTACACTTTGCCTGCTAATTTTCCTGGTTTGAGaagaattttcttttgcaaaggaacATGTATCCACTATGCACCCATCACATCAAGTTATACACAAAGTAAAAGGCAGGACAAACGTAACCCAGAGGTAGCAAATAAAATCCTAGAAAGTTTATGCAAACACAAAACTTCAGCAACCCAAAAGGAAATAGACCTTGCGGCAATTTTCTTTTCACCATTTCAGCATGCACATGACACCTTCTATGATTTCCAATAGAGCATGTAGAGACATGAACTAACACCCCAAAATTCAACCCGACTCCCTTAGGGCCATATAACCAAAAATCATGATGTAAAACATAGT containing:
- the LOC113723766 gene encoding mannan endo-1,4-beta-mannosidase 4, giving the protein MMSREKSLLLRCCSLSLALFILLGVGEGHGEIASNSTSSSSFSFVKTRGTEFVMNGRPLYLNGFNAYWLMYMASDPSTRTKVSTTFQQASKYGMNAARTWAFSDGGYRALQQSPGSYNEDMFKGLDFVVSEAKKYGIHLILTLVNNWEGYGGKKQYVQWARDQGHYLNNDDDFFTDPIVRGYFKNHIKTVLTRINSITGLAYKDDPTIFAWELMNEPRCQSDLSGKAIQDWISEMATHVKSIDSDHLLDIGLEGFYGESVPQKKEYNPGYQVGTDFISNNRIVQVDFATIHLYPDQWVPNSNDETQAQFVDRWIKEHIDDSKYLLEKPLLLTEFGKSSRSPGYQVAKRDAYLSHIYDTIYACAATRGGGVCGGNLFWQVMAPGMESWGDGYEIVLEENPSTVGVIAQQSNRLSSLT